A genomic region of Desulfosarcina ovata subsp. ovata contains the following coding sequences:
- a CDS encoding TonB-dependent receptor has translation MITIQKSSKLYWISVLLVIGLMLTAGGDLRAEEIAETDKPVKKLEDIMVTDKRPEGEVKATGVEKIIDQEDLEIKQVTSTSDILKYVPSIDVTSREPGASGRVTIRGLGRGARSVTLSDGIVMTDFTSSGNNVNWSQIAPEEIDNVEVVYGPFSALYSGNTMGGAVAITTKDPEKREMSVTAGYGFQNYSMYNYSETLPYSKINVTYGDRIGRFHIFGLLNRFDVDVQPYTYSTKTESSTSSGTGEPATGWDVDTDPLTGEKRYIFGDQGERERLKYMGKLRFGFDLNEFTTISAEYRHWTEDEEMYHSDTYLRDSQGNPIWSGNVEVDGQTYNPSYSGPRESEAAGDVYQLAFKREPEEGLKTRVTAAYVDNYKDQTLRSSGTMPEALDGGEGKVSDASTGWYNIDWQSSITMFEQHEIAGGFHYDQYFTDSESWKLSEWKDEDSKTEFSSGSDGKTKCYALFLQDEWTFSDKYSLYVGGRHEWWKGYDASLSGVDSNGNIITQNIEERNEDYFSPKLAFTYRPNPKWSLRLSLAQAYRFPTTAELFYGSIDSSTGYTTKTNPDLKTEKTFAKDISITRTIDGGSVRLSLFENDVDDYIYRQTNIDTQVNYYQNIEKVRIRGVEFDISKRFTRYFKSSFNVTFLEPKIRENSGYPDSEGKIVPSVAQWIGNLTLEFTPMEKLSVLLGGRYRSTAYSELDNSDEREDGYGGYNGSLILDAKVAYQFNRNWRLSLAVDNITDEEVFWYHPYNQRMYSFELKWSY, from the coding sequence ATGATAACGATCCAAAAGAGCTCGAAATTGTATTGGATATCGGTCCTGTTGGTAATCGGGCTCATGTTGACGGCCGGAGGCGACCTTCGGGCCGAGGAAATCGCTGAAACCGACAAGCCTGTAAAAAAATTGGAAGATATCATGGTGACCGACAAAAGGCCCGAGGGAGAAGTCAAGGCCACGGGGGTGGAAAAGATAATCGACCAAGAGGACCTTGAAATAAAACAGGTTACCTCCACATCGGATATCCTGAAATACGTCCCATCCATTGATGTGACGAGCCGTGAGCCCGGAGCCAGTGGCAGGGTTACGATCAGAGGTCTGGGCCGCGGGGCGCGTTCGGTTACCCTTTCCGACGGTATCGTCATGACCGACTTCACATCAAGCGGAAACAATGTCAACTGGAGCCAGATCGCACCGGAAGAGATCGACAACGTCGAGGTGGTCTACGGACCGTTTTCCGCCTTGTACTCGGGGAACACCATGGGCGGTGCCGTGGCCATTACCACCAAGGACCCCGAGAAAAGAGAAATGTCCGTGACGGCGGGGTATGGCTTCCAGAACTATTCGATGTACAACTATTCGGAAACACTACCCTATTCCAAAATAAACGTCACCTACGGAGACAGAATCGGCCGGTTCCACATTTTTGGCCTTTTGAACCGTTTCGATGTGGATGTGCAGCCATACACTTACAGCACCAAAACCGAGAGCAGTACGTCGAGCGGCACCGGAGAGCCGGCCACCGGATGGGATGTTGATACCGATCCCCTTACCGGCGAAAAGCGCTATATCTTCGGAGACCAGGGAGAAAGGGAAAGACTGAAGTATATGGGCAAGCTCCGCTTCGGTTTCGATCTGAATGAATTTACCACGATCAGCGCCGAATATCGCCACTGGACGGAGGACGAGGAGATGTACCATTCCGACACCTATCTCCGGGACAGCCAGGGCAATCCCATCTGGAGCGGAAACGTTGAGGTCGATGGCCAAACCTACAATCCGAGTTACTCAGGCCCAAGGGAATCCGAAGCTGCGGGAGACGTGTACCAACTCGCCTTTAAACGCGAACCCGAAGAGGGGCTGAAAACCAGGGTGACGGCCGCCTATGTGGATAACTATAAAGACCAGACCCTACGCTCCTCGGGAACCATGCCGGAAGCGCTAGACGGTGGCGAGGGTAAGGTGAGCGATGCTTCCACAGGGTGGTACAATATCGACTGGCAAAGCTCTATCACCATGTTCGAACAGCATGAAATCGCTGGCGGCTTTCATTACGATCAATATTTTACCGACAGCGAATCATGGAAACTATCCGAATGGAAGGATGAAGACTCCAAGACGGAATTTTCTAGCGGATCGGATGGCAAAACAAAATGTTACGCCCTGTTTTTACAGGATGAATGGACTTTTTCAGATAAATATTCCTTATACGTTGGCGGTCGCCATGAATGGTGGAAGGGGTATGATGCAAGCCTATCCGGAGTCGACAGCAACGGGAATATCATCACCCAGAATATAGAAGAGCGCAACGAAGACTATTTCTCTCCCAAGCTGGCCTTTACCTACCGTCCCAATCCGAAATGGAGTCTCCGTTTGTCCCTGGCACAGGCCTATCGCTTTCCGACCACAGCCGAACTGTTTTATGGATCCATCGACTCGTCAACGGGATATACCACCAAAACCAACCCCGATCTGAAAACGGAAAAGACCTTCGCCAAGGATATCTCCATAACCCGGACGATAGACGGCGGCTCCGTACGGCTCAGCCTTTTTGAAAATGACGTAGACGATTACATTTACCGGCAGACCAACATCGACACCCAAGTGAATTATTATCAGAATATCGAAAAGGTCAGAATACGGGGCGTGGAATTCGATATCAGCAAAAGGTTCACTCGCTATTTCAAATCCAGTTTCAACGTTACTTTTTTGGAACCCAAGATACGGGAAAACAGCGGTTATCCGGATTCGGAGGGAAAGATTGTTCCCAGTGTCGCCCAGTGGATCGGCAACCTGACCTTGGAGTTTACACCGATGGAAAAACTCTCGGTTCTACTGGGGGGCAGGTATCGCAGCACCGCATACAGCGAACTTGACAACAGCGACGAACGGGAAGACGGCTACGGTGGCTACAACGGTTCCCTGATCCTGGACGCGAAAGTCGCTTATCAGTTCAACAGAAACTGGCGTCTCTCCCTGGCCGTGGATAATATCACGGACGAAGAGGTTTTCTGGTATCACCCATATAATCAACGGATGTACTCGTTTGAATTGAAGTGGAGCTATTAG
- a CDS encoding acyl-CoA dehydratase activase, with protein MEYYGGIDAGSTYIKTAIVDNNGGIQGHKVVPTGINCRTTAREVFGQLLDELGILASNVSSVISTGYGRRLIDIASEDVTEIKAHAAGGIRTAPQGRKVGTIIDIGGQDSKVIIIDEEGETKNFVMNDKCAAGTGRFLEVLSRVLEVSVEDLGPLSLQAQTPCQINSLCAVFAESEVISLLARGKDRANIIAGIHRSLAKRVSGMARRAGLEGDVLITGGGALNPGLVAAFEDELMMDIHVAQNPQLNGAIGAAFLGRNSNGQER; from the coding sequence ATGGAATATTACGGTGGTATTGACGCAGGCTCAACATATATCAAGACGGCCATAGTGGACAATAACGGCGGCATACAAGGGCATAAGGTCGTTCCCACAGGGATAAACTGCCGTACGACCGCCAGGGAGGTGTTCGGCCAACTGCTCGATGAATTGGGTATTTTAGCGTCGAATGTCTCTTCGGTTATCTCTACGGGTTACGGGCGGAGACTGATCGATATCGCAAGTGAAGACGTGACCGAGATAAAAGCCCATGCCGCAGGAGGCATCCGGACGGCACCCCAGGGAAGAAAAGTCGGAACAATCATTGACATCGGCGGGCAGGACAGCAAGGTCATCATCATTGACGAGGAAGGTGAAACAAAAAACTTTGTCATGAATGATAAATGCGCTGCCGGCACAGGTCGTTTTCTGGAAGTCCTTTCCCGTGTTCTCGAGGTATCTGTTGAAGATCTCGGTCCTCTCTCGCTTCAGGCGCAGACTCCGTGTCAAATAAACAGCCTGTGTGCGGTATTTGCGGAATCAGAGGTCATATCGCTGCTTGCCAGGGGAAAGGACCGCGCGAATATCATTGCCGGAATCCATCGATCGCTGGCCAAACGGGTTTCAGGGATGGCAAGAAGGGCCGGTTTGGAAGGCGATGTGCTTATAACGGGTGGAGGCGCGCTCAATCCGGGTCTTGTGGCCGCCTTTGAAGATGAGTTGATGATGGACATCCATGTTGCGCAAAATCCTCAGCTCAACGGTGCCATCGGCGCTGCTTTCCTGGGCAGGAATTCCAATGGACAGGAAAGGTGA
- a CDS encoding tetratricopeptide repeat protein, with protein sequence MENKSKKTKSIIGIALIILIGMVVWSMIDTRSKWKHQELGIAEYGQGNYKNAIKHFTSGIASNPGNASLYNNRGLAYFKLKEYKKALSDYDKALELNTDFAVAYCNRGLAHFKSTSVPGTTEKDQIYNKAIIDFTKAIALDPKQIVDAYYNRGLTYNQSIHYYRKPFTDEVEGTYQKALSDFDRTLALDPGYALAFAGKGNAYYRHGDWNTAEEEYNKAIELKDKIVEKWGKNSLAGVFSSRARNYIALNELEKSGSDYEKVLELDPRSTAPSGHGASVWFQLKNYDKLIEAYNKIIDLIENDSEFKNFSGIGRSYAGRAKTYYLLGQYDKAIADYHKALSSGSAEGHGYSITEVHRYLGKTYLSTGKRQAAENELEKAIKLYGDKTDSKIKRVASGGYTGRGACWIDLEEYENAISDFENTLALNTPFDAQKDRGYAEAHKNLGLVYWKMGQMEKANEYLNKAAGLFEDSGKKYQAKELKEALKTGDVKDLFS encoded by the coding sequence ATGGAAAATAAAAGCAAAAAGACAAAGAGCATAATCGGGATCGCCCTGATTATCCTTATCGGGATGGTTGTCTGGTCAATGATCGACACCCGATCGAAATGGAAACACCAAGAGCTGGGGATTGCCGAATATGGGCAGGGTAATTACAAAAATGCCATCAAGCATTTTACCTCGGGGATAGCGTCCAACCCTGGCAATGCGTCTTTGTATAACAATCGGGGGTTGGCCTATTTCAAACTCAAGGAATATAAAAAGGCCCTGTCCGATTACGATAAGGCTTTGGAATTGAATACGGATTTCGCCGTGGCGTATTGCAATCGAGGGCTCGCCCATTTCAAGAGCACCAGCGTTCCGGGCACCACGGAAAAAGACCAAATCTATAATAAAGCGATTATCGATTTCACCAAAGCAATAGCACTCGACCCAAAACAAATAGTAGATGCCTACTATAATCGAGGACTCACCTATAATCAATCCATTCATTACTACAGGAAACCGTTTACCGATGAGGTTGAGGGGACCTACCAGAAGGCGCTTTCCGATTTTGACCGAACGCTGGCATTGGATCCCGGCTACGCGCTTGCCTTTGCCGGAAAAGGAAATGCTTATTATCGGCACGGCGACTGGAATACGGCCGAGGAAGAATATAACAAAGCGATCGAGCTAAAGGATAAGATCGTGGAGAAGTGGGGTAAGAATTCCCTGGCCGGAGTATTTTCCAGTCGAGCCAGAAATTATATCGCCCTGAACGAGCTTGAGAAATCGGGTTCGGATTATGAAAAGGTCCTTGAACTTGACCCAAGATCCACGGCTCCCAGCGGTCACGGGGCATCGGTCTGGTTTCAACTTAAAAACTACGACAAACTGATCGAAGCATACAATAAGATAATTGATTTGATAGAAAATGATTCTGAGTTCAAAAATTTCAGCGGAATCGGCCGGTCATATGCGGGAAGAGCAAAAACATACTATCTGCTCGGCCAATATGACAAAGCCATAGCAGATTACCACAAAGCTCTAAGTTCCGGCAGCGCTGAAGGACATGGGTATAGCATCACCGAAGTACACAGGTATTTGGGTAAGACTTATCTTAGCACCGGGAAAAGACAAGCCGCGGAAAATGAATTAGAAAAAGCAATCAAGTTGTATGGCGACAAAACGGACTCCAAAATTAAGCGGGTTGCGTCCGGCGGATATACCGGTCGGGGAGCATGCTGGATAGACCTTGAGGAATATGAGAATGCAATTTCGGATTTTGAAAATACGTTGGCTTTAAACACGCCTTTTGATGCCCAAAAGGACAGAGGCTATGCAGAGGCACATAAAAATTTAGGACTGGTCTATTGGAAGATGGGCCAAATGGAGAAGGCAAATGAATACCTTAACAAGGCGGCAGGATTATTTGAGGATAGTGGGAAAAAATATCAGGCCAAGGAACTCAAGGAGGCCTTGAAGACAGGAGATGTAAAGGACCTCTTTTCATGA
- a CDS encoding double-cubane-cluster-containing anaerobic reductase, whose product MYRESIEKEPEQSERRKARFVRGLAHSAQAALTELEGGSDLPQGMAYFITIIKQLFVKGQLSPHVIPPGGKVAGHKKIIGTYCVMVPEELIYAAGAIPVRLCGGSFEASCLGDECVPRDTCPVVKASLGFTALNLIPLYEACDVVITPTTCDAKRKMGEELSKFTEVWMLEVPHVKESEGARRQWLEQIFTLKKNIEKLTSPRFGRKKIGHKALDAAIKTVGRAQHQARRLYEIRKSSPPVVLGREAMLAVNAYSYDAVAQWTHAMTELNDELETRRQKGMSVCRADAPRVLLAGSPPIFPNWKIVFLLEEMGAVIAADESCMSTRYLYDPVGITERSMTDMMVGLASRYLMPCVCPSFAPNEDRLIRLVQMVEEFHIDGIVYHVLKGCVNYDFELIRVENIMKERNIPVLRVETDYSPEDVEQIRTRVEAFTEMLRTKKRKMKRG is encoded by the coding sequence ATGTACAGAGAAAGCATTGAAAAGGAACCGGAGCAATCGGAGAGACGCAAAGCCCGTTTTGTCCGAGGGCTTGCCCATTCGGCGCAAGCAGCCCTCACCGAACTGGAAGGCGGTTCCGACCTGCCGCAGGGCATGGCGTATTTTATTACTATCATCAAGCAGCTATTCGTAAAAGGTCAGTTAAGTCCGCATGTTATCCCGCCGGGTGGTAAAGTCGCCGGTCATAAAAAAATCATCGGCACCTACTGTGTCATGGTTCCCGAAGAGCTGATCTATGCGGCCGGAGCCATACCGGTAAGGCTTTGCGGCGGAAGCTTTGAGGCGTCTTGCCTTGGAGATGAGTGTGTGCCCCGGGATACATGCCCCGTAGTAAAAGCCTCCCTGGGGTTTACAGCTTTGAATCTCATACCTTTGTATGAGGCTTGCGATGTGGTCATCACTCCGACCACCTGTGATGCAAAGCGCAAAATGGGGGAGGAACTTTCAAAGTTTACCGAGGTCTGGATGCTTGAAGTGCCCCATGTCAAAGAGAGTGAGGGCGCAAGAAGGCAATGGCTGGAGCAGATTTTTACCTTAAAGAAAAATATTGAAAAACTCACAAGTCCAAGATTCGGGAGAAAAAAAATCGGACACAAAGCACTCGATGCAGCCATCAAGACGGTGGGCCGGGCCCAGCACCAGGCCCGCAGGCTCTATGAAATCAGGAAATCGTCTCCGCCCGTCGTCCTCGGGCGCGAGGCAATGCTTGCCGTCAATGCCTACAGCTATGATGCGGTTGCCCAGTGGACCCATGCAATGACCGAATTAAATGATGAATTGGAAACACGTCGTCAAAAAGGGATGTCTGTTTGCAGGGCAGATGCGCCGCGCGTACTGCTTGCCGGTTCACCCCCAATCTTTCCTAACTGGAAGATTGTCTTTCTTCTTGAAGAAATGGGTGCCGTGATCGCGGCTGATGAGTCGTGCATGAGCACCCGTTACCTTTACGATCCTGTCGGGATCACCGAAAGATCCATGACGGACATGATGGTGGGTCTGGCTTCCAGGTATCTTATGCCTTGTGTCTGTCCGTCATTTGCTCCAAATGAAGACAGGCTTATTCGACTGGTCCAGATGGTTGAAGAGTTTCATATTGACGGTATTGTCTATCATGTCCTCAAAGGATGCGTAAATTATGACTTCGAGTTGATTCGTGTCGAAAACATAATGAAAGAAAGGAACATTCCCGTTTTGCGGGTGGAGACGGACTACAGCCCTGAAGACGTCGAACAGATCAGGACCCGCGTCGAAGCCTTCACAGAGATGCTAAGGACAAAGAAAAGAAAGATGAAAAGAGGGTGA
- a CDS encoding sulfite exporter TauE/SafE family protein has translation MATQSAAPCFTALWLGITTGFGQCAVFCAPAVSTYIMGSRQGLREGFKSFTVFSAGRVFMCAMLGVAVGLIGGAFIGRAKAFEYSSIIYGWVIIFIGGLMLLSPVCACRWTEDKNRWPAWLPGRFAFNPSTHLFVMGAALAIVPCPPMLVMLLYCLKMQSVMSSSILMLLFGIGTAVSPLLIISMAAGWFSGKIKTRVPQYRMMFQKISGVILILLGGSSVATF, from the coding sequence ATGGCAACACAATCGGCAGCGCCCTGTTTTACTGCACTATGGCTTGGAATTACCACCGGATTCGGACAATGTGCTGTCTTTTGCGCACCGGCTGTCAGTACCTATATCATGGGATCAAGACAAGGGCTCCGTGAGGGGTTCAAGTCATTTACCGTTTTCTCGGCCGGAAGAGTTTTTATGTGCGCAATGCTCGGTGTTGCCGTAGGCCTTATCGGCGGAGCATTCATCGGCAGGGCAAAAGCTTTTGAATACAGCTCAATCATTTATGGCTGGGTGATTATATTCATAGGGGGATTGATGCTTTTAAGCCCTGTTTGTGCATGCAGGTGGACAGAAGACAAAAACAGGTGGCCTGCCTGGTTGCCGGGGCGTTTTGCATTCAACCCTTCAACCCACCTGTTTGTTATGGGAGCCGCGCTTGCAATCGTTCCGTGTCCGCCGATGCTGGTTATGCTTCTTTATTGCCTGAAGATGCAGTCAGTCATGTCAAGCAGTATTCTGATGCTGTTGTTCGGCATCGGAACCGCGGTTTCTCCACTGTTAATCATTTCCATGGCAGCAGGCTGGTTTTCCGGGAAGATCAAGACCCGGGTTCCACAATATAGAATGATGTTTCAGAAGATCTCAGGCGTGATATTGATCCTTCTCGGGGGAAGTTCCGTAGCAACTTTTTAA
- a CDS encoding radical SAM protein, whose translation MFRQYPLTLQIEPTRRCNLKCKICMRRNLSDSDSTLSLDDFKEILKSGSFQYVGLHGWGEPLLNPHLFEMITYAESQGIYTNLTTNGTMIENNIDGVFSSGLREIAFGVYDKELFLSVLPHIGNLVDQRDRQGLKLPKIYMDITIFKGSVDHIPELLDLAAELRVDAVILHRLFNVYKVSRSAEYISMKAEKSLVAEAISQAKKKSLNLYLPQRHSLPCKVVKHCIFITAEGKATPCCFLPESYLGDAVKDGVQEIMVSKRYADFVKTMGKHPICSKCRW comes from the coding sequence ATGTTCCGACAATATCCGCTAACGTTACAAATCGAGCCGACGCGCAGGTGTAACCTGAAATGCAAAATTTGCATGAGGAGAAATCTGAGTGACAGCGATAGCACGCTTTCCTTGGATGATTTCAAAGAGATATTGAAGTCCGGAAGTTTTCAATATGTGGGTTTGCATGGATGGGGAGAGCCTCTCTTGAATCCCCACCTGTTCGAGATGATAACGTATGCCGAGTCGCAAGGGATTTATACGAATCTTACCACCAATGGGACAATGATCGAAAATAATATCGACGGCGTGTTCAGCAGCGGCTTGAGGGAAATTGCTTTTGGGGTTTACGATAAGGAACTTTTTTTATCTGTTTTGCCGCATATCGGAAATCTGGTCGACCAAAGAGATCGGCAAGGTCTTAAACTGCCAAAAATTTATATGGATATCACCATATTTAAAGGGAGCGTTGATCATATCCCCGAGCTTTTGGATCTTGCTGCTGAATTGCGAGTGGATGCAGTAATATTACACAGGTTATTTAACGTTTACAAAGTATCTCGCTCTGCTGAATACATCTCCATGAAAGCGGAAAAAAGTTTAGTCGCAGAGGCCATAAGTCAGGCGAAAAAGAAAAGCTTGAATCTGTATCTACCGCAAAGACATTCATTGCCCTGCAAAGTGGTCAAGCATTGTATTTTTATTACGGCCGAAGGAAAAGCCACGCCTTGCTGTTTCCTTCCCGAGTCTTACCTGGGAGATGCTGTCAAAGACGGCGTACAAGAGATTATGGTTTCAAAACGCTATGCTGATTTTGTTAAAACGATGGGAAAACATCCCATATGCAGCAAATGCCGGTGGTAA
- a CDS encoding nitrogenase component 1 — MNSYEDASVEFMSTRLWMMHRFCIHCKLSGGVYAASEIEGAIPIIHGPIGCAFNHRIPVMKSFLDMKALPCTDMDENDTVFGGMDKLRKTIDEVDEKYHPDLIIVLLTCLSGIIGDDVEGVIEDVKEAGKVKADIVWADTSGFKFRELRTERTLKEWLHNYKNPEDYTPRNMEGCGQVEVINSLATQLMEPAEKYGGIIENGVNIVGMGTRRWGIDRTKERMEILREAGAEINTIFFRDVDCEKVKRSSCARVNIGFRVGRWMHIMKDRFGIDTVYNQFRFSHLSHQEKIRSFYMETGEKLGIEERMKRVMDDKMDLTSRQLQPYRDFLRGKRVVILGGGNVYGFFGLDSSLSIMMDLGLKIEAVSLDQGPLVRRGISEELRRQHRETILDLFGKLGVDPDIIDVEPFGILKEIMEKYKPDLVVCAKERKPQIHALGVPAYSPQFFTFFTGFSGLQNIAQEICLEMKKENLTRKKPLIFNEIDYHPVYFPYIRKVGIPIQISEELQCAVKKGGKRCQ, encoded by the coding sequence ATGAATAGCTATGAAGATGCGAGTGTGGAGTTCATGAGCACCAGGCTCTGGATGATGCACAGATTCTGCATTCACTGTAAACTTTCCGGTGGCGTCTATGCCGCCAGCGAGATTGAGGGCGCTATTCCCATCATCCACGGGCCCATTGGTTGTGCTTTTAACCATCGGATTCCGGTGATGAAATCGTTTTTGGACATGAAGGCGCTGCCATGCACGGACATGGATGAAAATGACACCGTATTCGGCGGCATGGACAAATTGAGAAAAACGATAGACGAGGTCGATGAAAAATACCATCCGGACCTTATTATCGTCCTCTTGACCTGCCTTTCCGGTATCATCGGCGATGACGTGGAAGGCGTGATTGAAGATGTAAAGGAAGCGGGCAAGGTCAAAGCGGATATTGTCTGGGCGGATACATCGGGTTTCAAGTTCCGGGAACTCAGAACGGAGCGAACCTTGAAGGAATGGCTTCACAATTACAAGAATCCGGAAGACTACACGCCCCGTAACATGGAGGGGTGTGGTCAGGTGGAGGTAATCAATTCCCTGGCAACCCAGTTAATGGAACCGGCGGAAAAATATGGCGGTATCATTGAGAACGGGGTGAATATCGTGGGGATGGGCACGAGGCGATGGGGGATTGACCGGACAAAAGAACGCATGGAAATCCTGCGGGAAGCAGGTGCCGAAATCAATACGATATTCTTTCGCGACGTGGACTGCGAAAAGGTAAAACGGTCTTCTTGCGCCCGCGTGAACATCGGTTTCAGGGTTGGGCGATGGATGCACATCATGAAAGATAGGTTCGGCATCGATACGGTATATAATCAGTTCAGATTCTCTCATCTTTCCCACCAGGAAAAGATCAGGAGCTTCTATATGGAAACCGGGGAAAAGCTGGGAATCGAAGAACGGATGAAGAGGGTAATGGATGACAAAATGGATCTGACGAGCAGGCAGTTGCAACCCTATCGGGATTTTCTCAGGGGCAAGCGCGTGGTCATCCTCGGCGGGGGCAATGTTTACGGATTTTTTGGTTTGGACAGCTCCCTGTCCATCATGATGGATTTGGGGCTGAAGATCGAAGCGGTTTCGCTGGACCAGGGCCCCCTCGTCAGGCGGGGAATCTCTGAGGAACTTCGCAGGCAACACCGTGAGACCATTTTGGATTTGTTCGGAAAACTGGGTGTTGATCCGGATATTATAGATGTGGAGCCGTTCGGGATACTGAAGGAAATCATGGAGAAATACAAGCCGGACCTTGTGGTCTGCGCCAAGGAAAGAAAGCCCCAAATACATGCCTTGGGCGTACCTGCCTATTCCCCCCAATTTTTTACTTTCTTTACCGGCTTCAGCGGGTTGCAAAATATTGCCCAAGAGATATGCCTGGAGATGAAGAAGGAAAACCTGACAAGGAAAAAGCCACTCATCTTCAATGAGATTGATTATCACCCGGTTTATTTTCCATACATCCGGAAGGTCGGCATTCCCATTCAGATATCCGAAGAGCTTCAGTGCGCGGTTAAAAAAGGAGGCAAAAGATGCCAATAG
- a CDS encoding 4Fe-4S binding protein, which yields MTVTKLRWTILTISFLVLVLGGLVGINLGGFLPTFACTYIGGARGGICFLWRLQYLLGAGTWEAIKVLGELFIYFSLLVILIGRAWCGWICPLAFLQNLLDLIRRKLHFGYIRFPERLRSGLNSVKWIFFFIALLVPLWVAYPFFAPLVARDLGQPFCQLCPGKYILPLFAANIDYTAVNFRSATTIVMSLLGLIFSVTVIMGAFSKRMFWCPYCPLGLLLGWYRKISFIKLKKDDQKCTMCEICYNVCPVDIEQVFKEREREDVTFADCNLCLRCVEYCPEDDALRATFLGKTIYRSSRKGFFSRQGTLTKNSDSN from the coding sequence ATGACGGTCACAAAATTAAGATGGACAATACTGACTATATCCTTTCTGGTCCTTGTGTTGGGGGGGCTGGTGGGGATTAATCTGGGTGGTTTTCTCCCTACCTTTGCCTGTACTTATATCGGCGGGGCAAGGGGCGGGATCTGTTTTTTATGGAGACTCCAATATCTGCTTGGGGCCGGAACCTGGGAGGCGATTAAGGTACTGGGTGAACTTTTTATTTATTTTTCTCTTCTTGTCATCCTCATCGGCCGGGCCTGGTGTGGATGGATATGCCCCCTTGCATTTCTTCAGAATCTGCTCGATCTTATCAGGCGAAAGCTCCATTTCGGTTACATCAGGTTCCCTGAACGGCTCCGTTCCGGTCTGAATTCCGTCAAATGGATATTTTTTTTCATCGCCTTATTGGTTCCCCTCTGGGTGGCGTATCCTTTTTTCGCTCCACTGGTGGCGCGTGATCTTGGTCAGCCTTTCTGCCAGTTATGTCCGGGGAAATATATCCTTCCCCTTTTTGCGGCCAACATCGATTATACGGCTGTTAATTTCCGCAGTGCCACCACCATCGTCATGTCGTTGCTGGGCCTTATTTTCTCCGTTACCGTCATCATGGGGGCGTTTTCAAAACGGATGTTCTGGTGTCCCTACTGCCCACTGGGACTGCTTCTTGGCTGGTACCGGAAGATCAGCTTCATAAAACTCAAAAAAGATGATCAGAAATGCACCATGTGCGAGATCTGCTACAATGTTTGCCCTGTGGATATCGAACAGGTCTTTAAGGAACGTGAACGAGAGGATGTAACCTTTGCCGACTGCAATCTCTGTCTCAGGTGCGTGGAATATTGCCCCGAGGACGACGCGCTAAGGGCGACTTTTCTTGGCAAAACAATCTACAGGTCTTCCCGCAAGGGTTTCTTTTCAAGGCAGGGAACACTCACAAAAAATTCTGATTCAAATTAA